In the genome of Pempheris klunzingeri isolate RE-2024b chromosome 11, fPemKlu1.hap1, whole genome shotgun sequence, one region contains:
- the aar2 gene encoding protein AAR2 homolog: MASSSTVDMDPDVARRLFEEGATLVLLGVPQGTELGIDCKSWQVGPRFKGVKMIPPGLHFLHYSSVNPPSCGGEIGPKTGLFITLKPREILLANWNPNEEDLDFSASQNEEEVSRTRETLRDLDPYLGPYPYEVMRKWVSLTDRLSEEVANNLQPLSGRICAFSDVIPEVQLTHTKDRAEQPRNDTACQSMKEGLSRLPRMKQREGTELRFSVIPKKTYPPGATPAEITHCSMDLSYALETVLEKSYALHPLNLLGELQFAFVCFLIGNVYEGFEHWKCLLALLCRSEEAMRKHKELYLGLIAVLYHQLGEIPPDFFVDIVSQDNFLTSTLQDFFQFTSAPGVDITLRKRAEKFKAHLTKKFRWDFDADLDDCAPVVVELPEGVTVD; the protein is encoded by the exons atggccagcagcagcactgtagACATGGATCCAGATGTTGCCCGGAGGCTGTTTGAAGAGGGAGCCACCCTGGTGCTGCTGGGCGTTCCTCAGGGAACAGAGCTGGGGATTGACTGCAAGAGCTGGCAGGTTGGTCCCCGCTTCAAGGGTGTGAAGATGATACCCCCAGGCCTGCACTTCCTCCACTACAGCTCTGTTAACCCACCAAGCTGTGGAGGAGAAATTGGCCCAAAGACAGGCCTCTTCATCACTCTCAAACCCAGAGAGATCCTGCTGGCCAACTGGAATCCCAACGAAGAAGATCTGGACTTCTCAGCCTCCCAGAACGAAGAGGAAGTGAGCCGAACCAGAGAGACCTTGCGAGACCTGGATCCTTACCTGGGGCCCTATCCGTACGAGGTGATGAGGAAGTGGGTGTCCCTCACTGATCGCCTGAGCGAGGAGGTGGCCAATAACCTACAGCCTCTCTCAGGTCGAATATGCGCCTTTAGTGACGTCATCCCTGAGGTGCAGTTAACACACACCAAAGACAGGGCAGAGCAGCCGAGGAATGACACAGCCTGTCAGAGCATGAAAGAAGGACTCAGTAGGCTCCCCAGGATGAAGCAGAGGGAAGGGACGGAGTTGCGTTTTTCTGTTATCCCTAAGAAGACCTACCCTCCTGGGGCTACACCGGCCGAGATCACCCACTGCAGCATGGACCTGAGCTACGCCCTGGAGACTGTGCTGGAGAAGAGCTATGCGCTGCATCCTCTCAACCTGCTGG GTGAGCTGCAgtttgcctttgtgtgtttcctgattGGAAATGTATATGAGGGCTTTGAGCACTGGAAGTGTCTCCTAGCTCTGCTGTGTCGATCAGAGGAGGCAATGCGAAAACATAAGGAGCTCTATTTGGGGCTCATCGCGGTGCTTTACCACCAGCTTGGAGAAATCCCGCCGGACTTCTTTGTCGACATCGTGTCTCAGGATAATTTCCTCACCTCCACGCTGCAG GACTTTTTCCAGTTCACCAGCGCACCCGGTGTAGACATCACACTGCGTAAGAGAGCAGAGAAGTTCAAAGCTCACCTGACCAAGAAGTTTCGCTGGGACTTTGATGCAGACTTGGACGACTGTGCCCCTGTGGTGGTGGAGCTGCCTGAGGGTGTAACAGTGGACTGA